One window from the genome of Candidatus Binatus sp. encodes:
- a CDS encoding DNA polymerase Y family protein — translation MARIACIMVADFSIAALVRSNPALADKLLAIGRSLAPHAELDAVAPRARELGIRPGMTIAQARAIASDLAVLHRSPAAESSAHSALLDAVESVSPVVESGAPGCVWLDLAGLHRIYNGEEEITAELARCVRRVGMEPAAGVAANKELAHLAARCGGVRVIEAGREREFLKWLPLDMLDLGKSDRGDDLEATLARWGMRRLGELARLDPDAVGTRLGRRGVELVRLARGGIHAPLVPRRRAEFFIETIELEYAIENLEPLGFVMRAMLERLAERLSMRALVAGDITLAFGMSGHRSFSRRVAVAAPSNDVRAILTLINLSLEAAPPEDGVESIRIEIAPRVPRPAQTDMFLPPSPAPDKLQATIARLAALCGPGNVGALRAENSHRPEAMRLDPFAPHPAPPIPEDAAAKNVTQLVIRAIRPVREIEVMCSREIPEFVRGENLGARVISIAGPWRRDGEWWLGFNGGDECGFIRDYYELALEDGGVYRIFRDLNSHKWFLDGAYD, via the coding sequence ATGGCTCGTATCGCGTGCATCATGGTCGCCGATTTTTCTATTGCGGCGCTGGTGCGCTCGAATCCCGCGCTGGCGGACAAGCTGCTGGCTATCGGCCGAAGCCTCGCGCCGCATGCCGAGCTCGACGCCGTGGCGCCGCGCGCGCGTGAACTTGGAATCCGCCCCGGAATGACGATCGCGCAGGCCCGCGCGATCGCCTCCGATCTGGCCGTGCTCCATCGCTCACCCGCCGCGGAAAGTTCGGCGCATTCGGCCCTGCTCGACGCGGTCGAATCGGTTTCGCCGGTCGTCGAGTCGGGCGCGCCGGGATGCGTGTGGCTCGATCTCGCCGGCCTGCATCGCATCTACAATGGCGAAGAAGAGATTACCGCCGAGCTGGCGCGATGCGTGCGCAGAGTCGGGATGGAACCCGCCGCCGGCGTCGCGGCCAACAAGGAACTGGCGCATCTGGCCGCGCGATGCGGGGGCGTGCGCGTGATCGAAGCCGGGCGCGAGCGCGAATTCCTGAAATGGCTGCCGCTCGACATGCTTGATCTCGGAAAATCGGATCGCGGCGACGACCTGGAGGCCACGCTCGCCCGATGGGGGATGCGCCGGCTCGGCGAGCTGGCGCGCCTCGATCCCGACGCGGTCGGCACGCGGCTGGGCCGTCGCGGCGTCGAGCTGGTCCGCCTTGCGCGCGGTGGAATCCACGCGCCGCTTGTGCCGCGCCGCCGCGCCGAGTTTTTCATCGAGACTATCGAGCTTGAATACGCAATCGAGAACCTGGAGCCGCTGGGATTCGTCATGCGTGCAATGCTCGAGCGGCTCGCCGAGCGGCTCTCGATGCGCGCGCTGGTCGCCGGCGATATCACGCTCGCGTTCGGGATGAGCGGTCATCGCAGTTTCAGCCGCCGGGTCGCGGTGGCGGCGCCGTCGAACGACGTCCGCGCGATTCTTACGCTCATCAACCTGAGTCTTGAAGCGGCGCCGCCCGAGGACGGCGTCGAATCGATTCGAATCGAGATTGCGCCGCGCGTCCCGCGTCCCGCGCAGACCGACATGTTCCTGCCTCCCAGTCCCGCGCCGGACAAGCTGCAGGCCACGATTGCGCGGCTGGCCGCGCTATGCGGCCCCGGCAACGTGGGCGCGCTGCGGGCGGAGAATTCGCATCGGCCCGAAGCGATGCGGCTCGATCCGTTCGCACCGCATCCGGCGCCGCCGATCCCCGAAGATGCGGCGGCGAAGAATGTGACGCAGCTGGTGATACGCGCGATTCGCCCAGTGCGGGAAATCGAGGTGATGTGCTCGCGGGAGATTCCGGAGTTCGTCCGTGGCGAGAATCTTGGCGCGCGCGTGATTTCGATCGCCGGGCCATGGCGGCGCGATGGCGAATGGTGGCTCGGATTCAATGGCGGGGATGAATGCGGCTTCATCCGCGATTATTACGAACTCGCGCTCGAAGATGGCGGCGTTTACCGCATCTTCCGCGACCTGAACTCGCACAAGTGGTTTCTCGACGGCGCCTACGACTGA
- the uppP gene encoding undecaprenyl-diphosphatase UppP, whose product MFSIFQAIVLGAVQGLTEFLPVSSSGHLILVPWLFRWPDPGLAFDVALHLGTLLALLIYYWREWLDMGLSLAVGNRLPRRLLFLLIVASVPGAIIGVLLEKQAETTFRSPLLIAATMATLGLLLWVADWYGSKKRTIDHLTFLDALLIGLSQAFAIIPGVSRSGATITTARILGIDRADAANFSFLMATPIIAGAGMLEARKLFHTGLAAQLGWGFAASTVFSLLAIVGLLRFLRTHSYRPFAIYRIVLAVIVIAVAVARM is encoded by the coding sequence ATGTTTTCCATATTTCAGGCGATCGTTCTCGGCGCGGTTCAGGGCTTGACTGAGTTCTTGCCGGTCTCCAGTTCGGGCCACCTTATACTCGTCCCCTGGCTGTTTCGATGGCCGGATCCGGGGCTTGCCTTCGATGTAGCCCTTCACTTGGGAACTCTGTTGGCGCTGTTGATCTATTACTGGCGCGAATGGCTCGACATGGGACTGTCGCTGGCCGTTGGCAACCGCCTCCCGCGCCGCCTGCTGTTTCTATTGATAGTCGCCTCAGTTCCCGGCGCCATCATCGGCGTGCTGCTGGAGAAACAAGCCGAGACGACCTTCCGCTCGCCGCTGCTGATCGCGGCCACGATGGCAACTCTTGGGCTTCTTTTATGGGTTGCCGATTGGTATGGCTCGAAAAAACGCACCATAGATCACCTCACTTTCCTCGACGCCCTCCTCATCGGCCTAAGCCAGGCGTTCGCGATCATCCCCGGTGTCTCGCGCTCGGGCGCCACGATTACGACCGCCCGCATCCTCGGCATCGATCGCGCCGACGCCGCCAATTTTTCGTTCCTGATGGCGACGCCAATCATCGCCGGCGCCGGAATGCTCGAGGCGCGCAAGCTTTTCCATACCGGCCTCGCCGCTCAGCTTGGATGGGGCTTTGCGGCCTCGACCGTCTTCAGTTTGCTCGCGATCGTCGGCCTGCTGCGCTTCCTGCGAACCCACAGCTACAGGCCCTTCGCGATTTATCGAATCGTGCTGGCCGTGATCGTCATCGCCGTCGCCGTGGCGCGGATGTAA
- a CDS encoding 3-oxoacyl-ACP reductase family protein, whose translation MNRLAGKVAIVTGAANGIGRAIAIRLADEGAKVALADIQLDSAEQAAAEIRHGGAAAIAVALDVTRLDQAIAAADRVERELGPIDILVNNAGWDVVLPFVESTPDLWDKVIAINFRGMLNCCKAVAPRMQSRDAGKIVSISSDAARVGSSGEAVYAGCKAAIIAFSKTLARELAANHINVNVVCPGPTDTALLRNAMAGREKVLESMARGIPFRRLGQPADLAGAVAFFASSDSDFVTGQVLSVSGGLTMAG comes from the coding sequence GTGAACCGTCTCGCAGGCAAAGTCGCAATCGTAACCGGCGCAGCCAATGGAATCGGGCGCGCGATCGCGATCCGGCTCGCCGACGAAGGCGCAAAAGTGGCGCTGGCGGATATCCAGCTCGATTCCGCCGAGCAGGCCGCGGCGGAAATCCGCCATGGCGGCGCGGCCGCGATCGCGGTTGCGCTTGACGTCACCAGACTTGACCAGGCAATCGCCGCTGCCGATCGCGTCGAACGCGAACTGGGACCAATCGACATCCTGGTGAACAACGCCGGATGGGACGTCGTGCTGCCGTTCGTCGAGTCCACCCCCGATCTTTGGGATAAAGTGATCGCGATTAACTTTCGCGGCATGCTCAATTGCTGCAAGGCCGTGGCGCCGCGGATGCAATCGCGCGATGCAGGCAAAATCGTCTCGATCTCTTCCGACGCCGCCCGCGTCGGCTCCAGTGGCGAAGCGGTATATGCGGGATGCAAGGCCGCCATCATCGCTTTCTCCAAAACGCTCGCGCGCGAACTCGCGGCAAATCACATCAATGTCAACGTCGTTTGCCCGGGACCGACCGACACCGCTCTGCTCAGGAACGCGATGGCCGGGCGCGAGAAGGTTCTCGAATCGATGGCGCGTGGCATCCCGTTTCGCCGACTCGGGCAACCGGCGGATTTGGCGGGCGCGGTCGCGTTCTTCGCCTCTTCCGATTCGGACTTCGTCACCGGCCAGGTGCTCAGCGTGAGCGGCGGCCTGACCATGGCCGGCTGA
- a CDS encoding error-prone DNA polymerase produces the protein MNSGYVELRARSAFSFLEGATTPEDLAARAAELGYGAMALGDRDGLYGAPRFYQAAKSAGIRQIVGAELTLDDNSRLYVLAPDRKRYQNLCRMITDAKMRVLNPGALARNGAAALPVYPAKGESRITLGDLERYGRGLICLAGGVMSPLSRMLVRGEHPGDLSRRLGGIFGAGNFYIDLQRHLDAGEERLNRKLAALAGAMRIPVVATNDVCHGGSDRSLLDVLTCIRLKTTLEQAGRALWINSQRHLKSPAEMAALFRDLPGAVAASRAIAERCAFQLSDMGYRFPDYPLPPGETPDGYLRTLTYAGARERWRGAIDDRTRGQLEHELGIIERLKLAGYFLIVWDIVQFCRENRIMVQGRGSAANSAVCYALGITAVDAVKMELLFERFLSEERGEWPDIDLDLPSGDDREQAIQYVYRRYGERGAAMTANVITYRTKSAVREVGKALGFSPEQVDRLARLNQVYEFRDHHDDLVAMLKRGGVDAQAPRIRMLVDLVRRIQSVPRHLGQHSGGMVIAAQPLDEIVPLEPASMPGRVVIQWDKDDCADLGIIKIDLLGLGMLAALKEALPMIRAHEGVEIDLAHLPPDDPGVYAMLRRADTVGVFQVESRAQMATLPRMKPQRFYDLVVEVAIIRPGPIVGKMVHPYLDRRNHRAPVEYPHPSLEPILKRTLGIPLFQEQLLRMAMTVAGFSAGEAEELRRAMGFKRSAERMEKIEARLRAGMLRSGLQGNVADDIVRSITSFALYGFPESHAASFALIAYASAYLKHHHPAAFVAAMLNCYPLGFYHPSTLVKDAARHGVVALPVEVTRSNWKCTIEIVDRRPAIRMGLRYVTGIREEIALRIESERARRQFDSIADLTARVGPNRREIDALAYAGAFAAFGLARRDAMWNAAAVERDPTSLLAGAKPRDGEVPLASMAPIDETLADYAATGLTTGPHLMTYLRGDLSARGILSADALARARHQSWVKTAGVVIVRQRPGTAKGFLFITLEDETGIANLIVTPGLFQKNRLLLRSAGILLAEGVLQTVDGVTAIRARRFAEITLPGALPPSHDFH, from the coding sequence ATGAACTCTGGTTACGTCGAACTTCGCGCGCGCAGCGCCTTCAGCTTTCTCGAAGGCGCGACCACGCCCGAGGATCTCGCCGCGCGCGCGGCGGAACTCGGCTACGGCGCGATGGCGCTTGGCGACCGCGACGGACTTTACGGCGCGCCGCGCTTTTACCAGGCCGCGAAGTCCGCGGGAATCCGGCAAATCGTCGGCGCGGAACTGACGCTGGACGACAACTCGCGCCTCTACGTCCTCGCCCCGGATCGCAAGCGCTACCAGAATCTCTGCCGCATGATCACCGACGCGAAGATGCGCGTGCTCAATCCCGGCGCGCTCGCCCGCAACGGCGCTGCCGCTTTGCCCGTCTATCCCGCCAAGGGCGAGAGCCGCATCACGCTCGGCGATCTCGAACGCTACGGCCGCGGACTCATCTGCCTCGCCGGCGGCGTGATGAGCCCGCTGTCGCGCATGCTCGTTCGCGGCGAGCATCCCGGCGATCTGAGCCGGCGGCTTGGCGGGATTTTCGGCGCGGGAAATTTCTACATCGATTTGCAGCGTCATCTCGACGCCGGCGAGGAGCGCCTCAATCGCAAGCTCGCCGCGCTGGCCGGCGCGATGCGAATCCCGGTGGTCGCAACCAACGACGTATGCCACGGCGGCTCGGATCGCAGCTTGCTCGACGTGCTGACCTGCATCCGGCTCAAGACCACGCTCGAGCAAGCCGGCCGCGCGCTGTGGATCAACAGCCAGCGCCATCTGAAATCGCCCGCTGAGATGGCCGCGCTGTTTCGCGATCTGCCCGGCGCCGTCGCCGCCTCGCGCGCGATTGCCGAGCGATGCGCTTTCCAGCTATCCGACATGGGCTATCGCTTCCCCGACTATCCGCTTCCACCGGGAGAAACGCCGGACGGCTATTTGCGAACGCTCACTTATGCGGGTGCGCGAGAGCGATGGCGCGGCGCGATCGACGATCGCACGCGCGGCCAGCTCGAACACGAGCTCGGGATCATCGAGCGGCTCAAGCTGGCCGGCTACTTCCTGATCGTATGGGACATCGTCCAGTTCTGCCGCGAGAATCGGATCATGGTGCAGGGACGCGGCTCCGCGGCCAACAGCGCGGTGTGTTACGCGCTCGGGATCACGGCGGTGGATGCGGTCAAGATGGAACTCCTGTTCGAGCGCTTCCTTTCCGAGGAGCGCGGCGAATGGCCCGACATCGATCTCGACCTGCCCAGCGGCGACGATCGCGAGCAGGCGATTCAATACGTCTATCGCCGCTACGGCGAACGCGGCGCCGCAATGACCGCGAACGTGATCACCTATCGAACAAAAAGCGCGGTGCGCGAAGTCGGCAAGGCGCTGGGCTTTTCGCCCGAGCAGGTTGACCGGCTGGCCAGGCTCAACCAGGTGTACGAGTTCCGCGACCATCACGACGATCTCGTGGCGATGCTCAAGCGCGGCGGCGTCGATGCACAGGCGCCGCGAATCAGGATGCTCGTCGATCTCGTGCGCCGGATTCAGAGCGTGCCGCGCCATCTCGGCCAGCATAGCGGCGGCATGGTGATCGCCGCGCAGCCGCTCGATGAAATCGTTCCGCTCGAGCCGGCCTCGATGCCCGGCCGCGTGGTGATTCAATGGGACAAGGACGACTGCGCCGATCTCGGCATCATCAAGATCGATCTGCTCGGACTCGGGATGCTGGCGGCGCTGAAAGAAGCGCTTCCGATGATCCGCGCGCACGAAGGAGTCGAGATCGACCTCGCGCATCTGCCGCCCGACGACCCCGGCGTGTACGCGATGCTCCGGCGCGCGGACACGGTCGGCGTATTCCAGGTCGAGAGCCGCGCGCAGATGGCGACGCTGCCGCGGATGAAGCCCCAGCGGTTTTACGACCTGGTGGTCGAGGTCGCGATAATTCGCCCCGGCCCCATCGTCGGCAAAATGGTGCATCCATATCTCGATCGCCGCAACCATCGCGCGCCCGTCGAGTATCCGCATCCTTCGCTCGAGCCGATCCTCAAACGCACGCTGGGCATCCCGCTTTTTCAGGAGCAGTTGCTCCGAATGGCGATGACGGTGGCGGGCTTTAGCGCCGGCGAGGCCGAGGAGCTGCGCCGCGCGATGGGCTTCAAGCGCTCGGCCGAGCGGATGGAGAAAATCGAAGCCCGGCTGCGCGCCGGGATGCTGCGGAGCGGCCTGCAAGGCAATGTCGCCGACGATATCGTGCGCTCGATCACATCTTTTGCGCTGTACGGCTTCCCCGAATCGCACGCCGCCAGCTTCGCGCTGATCGCGTACGCGTCGGCATACCTGAAGCATCATCATCCGGCGGCGTTCGTTGCCGCGATGCTGAATTGCTACCCGCTCGGCTTCTATCATCCCTCGACGCTGGTGAAAGACGCCGCGCGCCACGGCGTCGTCGCGCTGCCCGTCGAGGTGACCCGCTCGAACTGGAAATGCACGATCGAGATTGTGGATCGGCGGCCTGCGATTCGCATGGGACTGCGATACGTCACGGGCATCCGCGAGGAAATCGCGCTTCGAATCGAAAGCGAGCGTGCGCGGCGGCAGTTCGATTCGATCGCCGATCTTACCGCGCGCGTCGGACCGAACCGCCGCGAGATCGACGCGCTGGCATACGCGGGCGCGTTCGCCGCCTTCGGCCTGGCGCGGCGCGACGCGATGTGGAATGCCGCCGCGGTAGAACGCGATCCCACCAGCCTGCTGGCGGGCGCCAAGCCGCGCGATGGCGAGGTTCCCCTGGCGTCGATGGCGCCGATCGATGAAACGCTGGCGGACTACGCCGCGACCGGCCTCACCACCGGACCTCATCTGATGACGTATCTGCGCGGCGATTTGAGCGCGCGCGGAATTCTCAGCGCCGACGCTCTCGCGCGCGCCAGGCATCAATCGTGGGTGAAGACCGCCGGCGTCGTGATCGTGCGCCAACGCCCCGGCACGGCCAAGGGCTTCCTGTTCATCACGCTCGAGGACGAAACCGGAATTGCCAACCTGATCGTCACGCCCGGCCTGTTCCAGAAAAACCGCCTGCTGCTGCGCAGTGCCGGAATTTTGCTGGCCGAGGGCGTGCTGCAAACGGTTGACGGCGTGACCGCGATTCGCGCGCGCCGCTTCGCGGAGATCACGCTTCCCGGCGCGCTCCCGCCGTCGCATGATTTTCATTGA
- the glyA gene encoding serine hydroxymethyltransferase — translation MDELKQTDPQIYQLIRDEERYEIDSVRLIASENYVSKAVLEATGSILTNKYSEGYPGRRYYEGQRNIDQIETIAVERAKALFKVDHANVQPYSGSPANLAVYFALLKPGDTIMGLSLPHGGHLTHGWPVSITGTFWRSAQYLVDRESQVVDFDQIREMARKERPKIIVTGGTAYPRLWDFKSFSEVAKEVGALLLADISHIAGLIVGGVHPSPVPYADVITTTTHKTLRGPRGAMIMCRKEYAEAIDKAVFPGLQGGPHNHTTAAIAVALQEASTPEFKAYAKKVVSNAATLADELLARGFSLVSGGTDNHLILADLTSKKVIGKKAAKALDAAGIVCNYNTVPYDPRKPFSPSGLRLGTPAVTSRGMGDAEMRQIGKWMDEAIAHADDEAALRRLAAEVTEMCRRFPAPGIALG, via the coding sequence GTGGACGAACTCAAGCAAACTGACCCGCAGATTTATCAGCTCATCAGGGATGAAGAGCGCTACGAGATCGATTCGGTCCGGCTGATCGCGTCGGAGAACTACGTCTCGAAAGCGGTGCTTGAGGCGACCGGATCGATTCTCACCAACAAATATTCCGAAGGCTACCCGGGACGCCGCTACTACGAGGGTCAACGCAACATCGATCAGATCGAAACGATTGCGGTAGAGCGCGCCAAGGCGCTGTTCAAGGTCGATCACGCAAACGTTCAGCCGTACTCCGGGTCGCCGGCAAATCTCGCGGTATATTTCGCGCTGCTCAAGCCGGGCGACACGATCATGGGCTTGTCGCTCCCGCACGGCGGGCATCTGACGCACGGATGGCCGGTGAGCATCACGGGCACGTTCTGGCGGTCGGCGCAGTACCTGGTGGATCGCGAGAGTCAGGTCGTGGATTTCGACCAGATCCGCGAGATGGCGCGCAAGGAGCGGCCGAAGATAATCGTGACCGGCGGCACGGCGTATCCGCGGCTGTGGGACTTCAAGAGCTTCAGCGAGGTCGCCAAGGAAGTCGGCGCTCTGCTGCTTGCCGACATTTCACATATCGCGGGACTGATCGTCGGCGGCGTGCATCCGAGTCCCGTGCCGTACGCCGACGTAATCACGACCACCACGCACAAGACGCTGCGCGGACCGCGCGGCGCGATGATCATGTGCCGCAAGGAATACGCCGAAGCGATCGACAAGGCGGTTTTCCCCGGGCTGCAGGGCGGTCCGCATAATCATACGACGGCGGCGATCGCGGTTGCGTTGCAGGAAGCATCGACGCCGGAGTTCAAGGCGTACGCAAAAAAAGTGGTGAGCAACGCCGCGACGCTCGCCGATGAACTGCTTGCGCGCGGATTCAGCCTGGTCTCGGGCGGCACCGACAATCATCTTATCCTGGCCGACCTGACCAGCAAGAAAGTGATTGGCAAGAAGGCGGCGAAAGCGCTCGATGCGGCCGGAATCGTCTGCAACTACAACACCGTCCCGTACGATCCGCGCAAGCCGTTCAGCCCAAGCGGGCTTCGGCTCGGCACGCCGGCGGTAACCTCGCGCGGGATGGGCGATGCGGAGATGCGGCAGATCGGAAAGTGGATGGACGAGGCGATCGCGCACGCCGACGATGAAGCGGCGCTGAGACGCCTGGCGGCCGAAGTCACGGAGATGTGCCGCAGGTTCCCGGCGCCGGGAATCGCGCTCGGCTAG